A genomic stretch from Hydrogenimonas urashimensis includes:
- a CDS encoding DJ-1/PfpI/YhbO family deglycase/protease, giving the protein MRALIITADGFEESELQVPYERLRQEGIEVHIASFEKGRIVGKHGGEAQADKSLDEVDTDAYDVLILPGGKAPEVLRKEPRVLRIVQRFFEQDKPVAAICHGPLILLSAGVLHGKHATCYHKVAEKLKKAGVRYEDKEVVVDGNLITSRHPADLDAFVREILRHLRKREKSS; this is encoded by the coding sequence ATGAGAGCGCTTATTATCACAGCCGACGGCTTCGAAGAGTCCGAATTGCAGGTGCCGTACGAAAGGCTGCGTCAAGAGGGTATCGAAGTGCACATCGCCTCTTTCGAAAAAGGCCGCATCGTGGGAAAGCACGGGGGCGAAGCGCAGGCAGACAAAAGTCTGGATGAAGTCGACACCGATGCGTACGACGTACTGATACTGCCGGGAGGCAAAGCGCCGGAAGTGCTGCGGAAAGAGCCCAGGGTTCTTAGGATCGTCCAGCGATTCTTCGAACAGGACAAACCGGTCGCGGCCATCTGCCACGGACCGCTGATTCTGCTATCGGCGGGAGTGTTGCACGGCAAGCATGCGACCTGTTACCACAAGGTCGCGGAAAAGCTGAAAAAAGCCGGTGTCCGATACGAAGACAAGGAGGTGGTGGTGGATGGCAACCTGATCACTTCAAGACACCCCGCCGACCTCGATGCGTTCGTTCGGGAAATTCTCAGACATTTGAGAAAAAGAGAAAAATCCTCCTAA
- a CDS encoding SIR2 family NAD-dependent protein deacylase yields MKGTTTNDYEKAAGIIQSSKSAVAFTGAGISVESGIPTFRGPSGLWSRYDPKILDIDYFMRHPESSWRTIREIFYDFMQNIELNAAHRFLAKLETRHLLRGVITQNIDSLHQKAGSRNVIEFHGTAGRLTCLGCGKHYDISELSLKKLPPKCEACGGLLKPDFVFFKEPIPKEAFEESSRLCLEADLLLIIGTTGEIMPASQLPYSVPETCRIIEINIEPSNYTHALTDIFLQEKATVAAEKLDNLIFGREVEK; encoded by the coding sequence ATGAAAGGGACAACAACGAACGACTACGAAAAAGCGGCCGGTATCATCCAATCGTCGAAATCTGCTGTCGCCTTTACGGGGGCGGGCATTTCCGTCGAGAGCGGCATTCCCACATTCAGGGGACCTTCGGGACTATGGAGCCGTTACGATCCGAAGATTCTCGATATCGACTATTTCATGCGTCATCCTGAATCCTCGTGGCGGACGATCAGGGAGATCTTCTACGATTTCATGCAAAATATCGAACTCAATGCCGCCCACAGGTTTCTCGCGAAACTCGAAACGCGGCACCTTCTGCGCGGCGTCATCACCCAAAATATCGACAGCCTGCACCAGAAAGCGGGCAGCCGAAACGTCATAGAGTTCCACGGGACAGCCGGCCGGTTGACCTGTCTTGGATGCGGCAAACATTACGATATCTCGGAACTATCTCTTAAAAAACTTCCGCCAAAATGTGAAGCGTGCGGCGGGCTCCTCAAGCCCGACTTCGTCTTTTTCAAAGAGCCGATTCCCAAGGAGGCCTTCGAAGAGTCGTCCCGGCTCTGCCTGGAGGCCGACCTGCTGCTGATCATCGGCACGACGGGCGAGATCATGCCGGCCAGCCAACTCCCCTACAGTGTGCCTGAAACGTGCCGTATCATCGAAATCAACATCGAACCATCCAACTACACCCATGCGCTGACCGATATTTTTCTGCAGGAGAAGGCGACGGTAGCGGCGGAAAAACTCGACAATCTGATCTTCGGCCGGGAGGTTGAAAAATGA
- a CDS encoding ABC transporter permease, protein MKWLYTEELFRYLQRNRKRTFISIAGIALGVFSLVVMSGISGAMTKKTLEELGKFGSRLVIAAPGDLVVFGHKRAQIGTVHTLNLADADAIAEKIPHVGDVSPLRAVTLPTESEKHAQPESVMGVSPSFTRLLDLEPACGRGLIPQDLRSLRKVAVIGSRIAADFFEDSCPIGKMLTISDIPFRVIGVLAPRGSVGMEDYDSTILVPVSVAQRLLSRSDWLDGIYILTDSEAFNEEVIAQTEALLRVRHGKKDFTVMAYEAAAGTTADMEHLFSVLSIIVAAIAYSVGALGIVAIMALSMYERLIEIAVKRVVGATRRDLFFQFFFESTMLALSGAMMGAIAATVVVFGVEAAAGWPFYLPVGTLFLSMALSVGIGILASLYPARRAMHFEPVTILKLYEEV, encoded by the coding sequence GTGAAGTGGCTCTATACCGAGGAACTTTTCCGGTATCTGCAGCGAAACAGGAAGCGCACCTTCATCTCCATTGCGGGAATTGCACTGGGTGTCTTCTCCCTTGTGGTCATGAGCGGTATCAGCGGTGCCATGACAAAAAAGACGCTCGAGGAGCTGGGAAAGTTCGGCAGCCGCCTTGTCATCGCCGCCCCGGGAGATCTGGTGGTGTTCGGTCACAAAAGGGCGCAGATCGGGACGGTCCACACGCTGAATCTCGCGGATGCCGATGCGATCGCGGAGAAGATTCCCCATGTCGGCGACGTTTCGCCTCTTCGGGCCGTCACCCTCCCAACAGAGAGCGAAAAGCATGCGCAGCCGGAGAGTGTCATGGGGGTTTCACCGAGCTTTACGAGGCTGCTGGATCTCGAACCAGCGTGCGGCAGGGGGCTGATACCCCAAGATCTCCGATCGCTTCGGAAAGTCGCCGTGATCGGCAGCCGTATCGCCGCCGATTTTTTCGAGGACTCCTGTCCGATCGGGAAGATGCTGACAATCTCCGACATTCCCTTCCGCGTCATTGGCGTACTGGCACCCAGAGGGAGCGTGGGCATGGAGGATTACGATAGCACGATACTGGTACCCGTGAGCGTCGCACAGCGTCTTTTGAGCCGAAGCGACTGGCTGGATGGCATCTATATCCTCACCGACTCGGAAGCTTTCAACGAAGAGGTAATCGCCCAGACCGAAGCTCTGCTTCGGGTACGTCACGGAAAAAAGGATTTCACAGTCATGGCCTACGAGGCAGCAGCGGGCACGACGGCGGATATGGAACATCTCTTTTCGGTGCTCAGTATCATCGTTGCCGCCATCGCCTACAGCGTCGGGGCTCTTGGCATCGTTGCCATCATGGCCCTCTCGATGTATGAACGGCTCATCGAAATCGCCGTCAAGCGGGTCGTCGGAGCCACACGCCGAGATCTTTTCTTCCAGTTCTTTTTCGAATCGACGATGCTGGCACTTTCCGGGGCCATGATGGGTGCCATTGCCGCCACGGTCGTCGTTTTCGGCGTAGAAGCGGCAGCGGGCTGGCCTTTTTACCTTCCTGTCGGAACACTGTTTCTTTCGATGGCCCTTTCGGTGGGCATCGGCATTCTCGCGAGCCTCTACCCGGCCAGACGCGCCATGCATTTTGAACCGGTGACTATTTTGAAACTCTATGAAGAGGTTTAG
- a CDS encoding ABC transporter permease has product MVGFYLHDLTAFLRFYWGRTLFALAGIVLGIASLVFIVAAIEGSQLKAERIIAMLGSDTILIRSSFGSKISFRRIPMKLTMEQYRQIAAIEGIRSVDYFYVKKVTVAHGGISKSLMVEGETLGTLKNFGYEADWGRFFLPVDYTAFKKVIVIGHDIVDEFFDGKNPVGNLLMIGKIPYRIVGVYKRKGKSPHGTSMDERIMMPVSTYRKFVQPEYRKLFAIVAKVGSGADYELVLADVKRVLNRTVKPEDYFLITPEVIKKFLSMLSASLGIFLGVASFTALFVSGFVLSNIFLINNRIRAWEIGLRRALGATRRQILLRILLEASVIAVTGALLGVVAGFLGVRYILPIIDIPRVYPSISFFIGVFFALIVALVAAWSPAKEAAGMDPMEALRRRL; this is encoded by the coding sequence ATGGTCGGATTCTATCTGCATGATCTGACCGCCTTTCTGCGTTTCTACTGGGGACGCACGCTTTTCGCTCTGGCGGGTATCGTATTGGGCATCGCATCGCTTGTTTTCATCGTCGCCGCGATCGAAGGAAGTCAGCTCAAAGCGGAACGGATCATTGCAATGCTCGGATCCGATACGATCCTGATACGTTCCAGTTTCGGCAGCAAAATCTCCTTTCGACGAATACCGATGAAGCTGACGATGGAGCAGTACAGGCAGATCGCCGCGATCGAGGGCATTCGCAGCGTCGACTACTTCTATGTCAAAAAAGTCACGGTGGCCCATGGAGGGATTTCGAAATCCCTGATGGTCGAGGGAGAGACGCTCGGGACGCTGAAAAATTTCGGCTATGAAGCGGATTGGGGACGTTTTTTTCTGCCGGTGGACTATACGGCGTTCAAAAAAGTCATCGTTATCGGTCACGATATCGTGGACGAGTTTTTCGATGGGAAAAATCCCGTCGGAAATCTTCTGATGATCGGGAAGATTCCCTATCGCATTGTAGGTGTCTACAAACGAAAGGGCAAGAGCCCCCATGGCACGAGTATGGATGAGAGGATCATGATGCCGGTTTCTACGTACCGGAAGTTCGTTCAACCCGAATATCGAAAACTTTTCGCCATCGTCGCCAAAGTCGGATCCGGTGCCGATTACGAGCTGGTTCTGGCGGATGTCAAGAGGGTGCTGAACCGGACAGTGAAGCCCGAGGACTATTTTCTCATCACGCCGGAGGTTATCAAGAAATTTCTTTCGATGCTGAGCGCCTCTTTGGGGATCTTTCTTGGAGTCGCTTCCTTTACCGCGCTGTTTGTGAGCGGTTTTGTCCTCTCGAACATCTTTCTCATCAACAACCGAATCCGCGCCTGGGAGATCGGTCTGCGCCGTGCCCTCGGTGCGACAAGACGCCAGATTCTGCTGCGAATTCTTCTGGAAGCCTCCGTGATCGCGGTTACGGGTGCGTTACTTGGTGTCGTGGCGGGTTTTCTCGGTGTGCGCTATATTCTGCCGATCATCGACATTCCCCGGGTCTATCCTTCCATCTCTTTTTTCATCGGGGTGTTTTTCGCACTCATCGTCGCTTTGGTCGCCGCCTGGTCTCCGGCGAAAGAGGCGGCAGGGATGGACCCGATGGAAGCGCTGAGGAGACGGCTGTGA